A genomic region of Nitrospirota bacterium contains the following coding sequences:
- a CDS encoding cytochrome ubiquinol oxidase subunit I → MRSLSRKKTLAVMALVAMTGLLFLPIVMTMPALASGGEAPAASAPPPDAEKKGGEKEKKIEKARDVYYKTEGIVTGAPAPKTTDGPKDYPRYNFESRVLLWFANQQHLYYGSFVLAVPIFCMIIEFMGVVTKDKAMAKKYDQLAYDFIKISLTAYSLTAILGGILIFTFLTLYPAFFGYLSSIFRPVMHIYALMFVAESGTLYIYYYGWDKMKEGFLKWIHLSMSVILNVIGTVLMFLANSWIGFMMSPAGVDEQGRFLGNIWHVIHTALWNPLNVHRILGNMAFGGGVVAAYAAYRFMASKTEEDRAHYDWMGYIAMSLGVAFLIPLPFAGYWLMREVYAYRQQMGITLMGGLLAWLFIIQATMIGILFLSTNYYLWQALGRMRGAERFQKWIKYFVFVLVCGFLVFITPHTMVMTPAELKAMGGQQHPVLGNYGVMSAKNGGINVIITTTVLSFIWYQRGNRVPTVSWSKFGNIFMGVFFFFAYVNIVWLAIYGYYIPANVRVGLSVPQVATTLSCLFFMTALNLVMLKGARQLGPIEWGKISVRSQYALIMLATAFTWMMGLMGYIRSSVRLFWHVNEIMRDNSPWAYTHTVGFAANMISFNVLFFWISIMFVFWLGTLGAKKAPVEAKVSVPGRAPEPAVGH, encoded by the coding sequence ATGCGCAGTTTATCCAGGAAGAAAACGCTGGCAGTCATGGCGTTGGTGGCGATGACAGGCCTCCTGTTCTTGCCGATCGTCATGACAATGCCTGCGCTCGCGAGTGGCGGTGAGGCCCCGGCGGCCAGCGCCCCCCCACCTGACGCGGAGAAGAAGGGCGGAGAGAAGGAGAAGAAGATCGAGAAGGCCCGGGACGTCTATTATAAGACGGAGGGCATCGTAACCGGGGCTCCGGCGCCGAAGACGACGGACGGCCCTAAAGATTATCCTCGCTATAACTTCGAAAGCCGCGTCCTTCTCTGGTTCGCGAACCAGCAGCACCTCTACTACGGCAGCTTCGTCCTGGCCGTTCCCATTTTCTGCATGATCATCGAGTTCATGGGGGTCGTGACGAAGGACAAGGCGATGGCCAAGAAGTACGACCAGCTCGCCTACGACTTCATCAAAATCAGTCTGACCGCCTACTCCCTCACGGCCATCCTGGGCGGAATCCTGATCTTCACGTTCCTGACCCTCTACCCAGCCTTCTTCGGCTACCTGTCCAGCATCTTCCGCCCGGTCATGCACATCTATGCGCTGATGTTCGTGGCCGAGAGCGGCACCCTCTACATCTACTATTACGGCTGGGACAAGATGAAGGAGGGGTTCCTGAAGTGGATTCACCTGAGCATGTCGGTGATCCTGAACGTGATCGGCACCGTGCTGATGTTCCTGGCCAATTCCTGGATCGGGTTCATGATGTCCCCGGCCGGCGTGGATGAACAGGGGCGATTTCTCGGGAACATCTGGCACGTCATTCACACGGCCCTCTGGAATCCGCTGAACGTGCACCGCATCCTGGGCAACATGGCCTTCGGCGGCGGCGTGGTCGCAGCCTACGCGGCCTACCGGTTCATGGCTTCCAAGACCGAAGAGGATCGGGCCCATTACGACTGGATGGGCTACATCGCCATGTCGCTCGGCGTGGCCTTTCTGATCCCGCTGCCGTTCGCTGGCTACTGGCTCATGCGAGAAGTGTATGCCTACCGGCAACAGATGGGCATCACGCTGATGGGCGGCCTGCTGGCCTGGCTGTTCATCATCCAGGCGACCATGATCGGAATCCTGTTCCTCAGCACGAACTACTACCTCTGGCAGGCGCTGGGCCGGATGCGCGGCGCCGAGCGCTTCCAAAAATGGATCAAATACTTCGTGTTCGTGCTCGTGTGCGGGTTCCTGGTGTTCATCACCCCGCACACGATGGTCATGACCCCCGCCGAGTTGAAAGCGATGGGCGGGCAGCAGCACCCGGTTCTGGGAAACTACGGAGTCATGTCGGCCAAGAACGGCGGCATCAACGTGATCATCACGACCACCGTGCTGAGCTTCATCTGGTATCAGCGCGGTAACCGGGTGCCAACCGTGTCCTGGTCCAAGTTCGGCAACATCTTCATGGGCGTGTTCTTCTTTTTCGCCTACGTCAACATCGTCTGGCTGGCCATCTACGGCTACTACATTCCGGCCAACGTGCGGGTCGGGCTGTCGGTGCCGCAGGTGGCGACGACGCTCTCCTGTCTCTTCTTCATGACCGCGCTCAATCTCGTCATGCTGAAGGGGGCGCGGCAGCTCGGGCCGATCGAGTGGGGAAAGATCTCGGTACGCTCCCAGTACGCGCTGATCATGCTCGCCACGGCCTTTACCTGGATGATGGGGCTGATGGGCTACATCCGCTCCTCCGTCCGGCTGTTCTGGCACGTGAACGAAATCATGCGGGACAACTCGCCCTGGGCCTATACCCATACGGTGGGCTTTGCCGCAAACAT